In Brevundimonas sp. SGAir0440, one DNA window encodes the following:
- a CDS encoding DNA topoisomerase IV subunit B, whose translation MAADLFAFDDEPEARKPEPPKPVVAAPPAAAPAIVPTPAPPAVQATATTAAATGYSASSIEVLEGLEPVRKRPGMYIGGTDERALHHLFAEVLDNAMDEAVAKHAKLITVDLDADGYLSVRDDGRGIPVDPHPKHPGKSALEVVMTVLHSGGKFSGKAYETSGGLHGVGVSVVNALSEGVEVTVWRDGFEWKQAFSRGHVLAPIQQIGPSKKRGTQIRFKPDDEIFGMGAAFKPARLFRMARSKAYLFRGVEIRWTCAPERITDSTPAQASLHFPGGLADALADRIGQLETVTPTFAGRAERQGEAGAFEWAVTWSPAGFGEADGFIQSYCNTVSTPDGGTHEAGFRAALVKGLKAYGELTNEKRAGVITAEDVIANAGALISVFIRNPEFQGQTKDRLSSPEGARIVEQLLRDPLDHWLTESPKQANALLGFVIDRAEERLRRRKDKEVQRAAATRKLRLPGKLSDCSRQAAEGTELFIVEGDSAGGSAKQARDRTTQAILPLRGKILNVASATADKLRANVELSDLALALGVQPGNRFNIDDLRYERIVIMTDADVDGAHIAALLITFFYRVMPETIRQGRVFMALPPLYRISAGPLSEYARDDAHRDELLATVFKGKKTEIGRFKGLGEMMASQLKETTMDPKKRTLARITVPDAEASIEDLVERLMGKRADARFQFIQENAQFVKEELDV comes from the coding sequence ATGGCCGCCGACCTCTTCGCTTTTGACGACGAACCCGAAGCTCGCAAACCCGAGCCGCCCAAGCCTGTTGTGGCAGCTCCGCCTGCGGCTGCGCCCGCTATCGTCCCAACGCCCGCGCCGCCTGCTGTTCAGGCCACGGCCACGACCGCGGCGGCCACCGGCTATTCCGCTTCCTCCATCGAGGTGTTGGAAGGGCTGGAACCTGTTCGCAAACGCCCCGGCATGTATATCGGCGGCACCGACGAGCGCGCCCTGCACCACCTGTTCGCCGAAGTCCTGGACAACGCCATGGACGAGGCGGTGGCCAAACACGCCAAGCTGATCACCGTCGATCTGGACGCCGACGGCTATCTTTCGGTGCGCGATGACGGTCGCGGCATCCCGGTCGATCCGCATCCGAAACATCCCGGCAAGTCGGCGCTGGAAGTCGTCATGACGGTCTTGCACTCAGGCGGCAAGTTTTCCGGCAAAGCCTATGAAACGTCTGGCGGTTTGCACGGCGTCGGCGTCTCGGTCGTCAACGCCCTGAGCGAAGGCGTCGAGGTGACCGTCTGGCGCGACGGCTTCGAGTGGAAACAGGCCTTCAGCCGCGGCCACGTCCTGGCCCCGATCCAGCAGATCGGTCCTTCCAAAAAGCGCGGCACCCAGATCCGCTTCAAGCCCGACGACGAAATCTTCGGCATGGGCGCGGCCTTCAAGCCGGCGCGCCTGTTCCGCATGGCGCGGTCAAAAGCCTATCTGTTCCGCGGCGTTGAGATTCGCTGGACCTGCGCGCCAGAGCGGATCACCGACTCCACGCCCGCCCAGGCCAGTCTGCACTTCCCCGGCGGCCTGGCCGACGCCCTGGCCGACCGCATCGGTCAGCTGGAAACCGTCACCCCCACCTTCGCCGGCCGCGCCGAGCGTCAAGGCGAAGCGGGCGCCTTCGAGTGGGCTGTCACCTGGTCGCCCGCCGGTTTCGGCGAGGCGGACGGCTTCATCCAGTCCTACTGCAACACCGTCTCAACGCCCGATGGCGGCACGCACGAGGCCGGATTCCGCGCCGCCCTGGTCAAAGGGCTCAAGGCCTACGGCGAACTGACCAATGAGAAGCGCGCAGGCGTCATCACGGCCGAGGACGTCATCGCCAATGCTGGCGCCCTGATCAGCGTCTTCATCCGCAATCCCGAGTTCCAGGGGCAGACCAAGGACCGCCTGTCCTCGCCCGAAGGGGCGCGGATCGTCGAACAGCTGCTGCGTGACCCGCTGGACCACTGGCTGACCGAAAGCCCAAAACAGGCCAACGCCCTGCTCGGCTTCGTCATCGACCGCGCCGAAGAACGCCTGCGCCGCCGCAAGGACAAGGAGGTCCAGCGCGCCGCCGCCACCCGCAAGCTGCGCCTGCCCGGCAAGCTGTCGGACTGCAGCCGCCAGGCCGCCGAGGGCACCGAACTGTTCATCGTCGAAGGCGATTCGGCCGGCGGTTCGGCCAAACAGGCGCGCGACCGCACGACTCAGGCGATCCTGCCCCTGCGCGGCAAGATCCTGAATGTCGCGTCCGCCACCGCCGACAAGCTGCGTGCCAATGTCGAACTGTCCGACCTGGCGCTGGCCCTGGGCGTCCAGCCCGGCAACCGATTCAACATCGATGATCTGCGCTACGAGCGGATCGTCATCATGACCGACGCCGACGTGGACGGGGCCCACATCGCAGCCCTACTGATCACCTTCTTCTACCGCGTCATGCCCGAGACGATCCGTCAGGGTCGGGTCTTCATGGCCCTGCCGCCGCTCTATCGCATCAGCGCCGGGCCACTGAGCGAATACGCACGCGACGACGCCCACCGCGACGAACTGCTGGCGACCGTGTTCAAGGGCAAGAAAACCGAAATCGGCCGGTTCAAGGGCCTGGGTGAAATGATGGCCTCCCAGCTCAAGGAGACCACCATGGATCCCAAGAAACGCACCCTGGCCCGCATTACGGTGCCCGACGCCGAAGCGAGCATCGAAGACCTTGTCGAACGCCTGATGGGCAAGCGCGCCGACGCCCGCTTCCAGTTCATTCAGGAAAACGCCCAGTTCGTGAAAGAAGAACTCGACGTCTAG
- a CDS encoding FAD-binding oxidoreductase, producing MQTPAPSTAVLDELKAALGPGGWTQDPDVIAPHLTEWRNRWTGDTPILLTPRSTDEVAHTVTICAREGVAITPQGGGTGLVGGQIPFGEVLLSTRKMRAVRDVTPLDDAMTVEAGLTLLEAQQAATAAGRYFPLSLAAEGSATIGGVISTNAGGTQVLRYGMMRDLVLGLEAVMPNGEILRGLKRLRKDNTGYDLKQLLIGAEGTLGVVTAATLKLFPIMRSRAVAVVGLETAAASVELLARAKAETGGGVEAFELMKRLGMELVLKNIPDTREPLESMPDWYVLIEIASGTPGGAEAQMEALLEVAFEQGMITDAAIAQNDAQRAAFWRLREEHSAALKPEGGGWKHDVSVPISRIADFIDEASAAVERFHPGARISVFGHVGDGNLHYDILPGVGQDIPAFIGRWKEGSQVVHDVVGTYDGSISAEHGLGRLKTNEVKRYKCPLEIETMAAIRRAIDPKRIMNPSVLF from the coding sequence ATGCAGACGCCCGCTCCCTCCACCGCTGTGCTTGACGAACTGAAGGCCGCGCTCGGTCCGGGCGGCTGGACCCAGGACCCGGACGTCATCGCGCCGCATCTGACCGAATGGCGCAATCGCTGGACGGGCGACACGCCGATCCTGCTGACCCCCCGTTCGACGGACGAGGTCGCGCACACCGTGACGATCTGCGCACGGGAAGGCGTGGCGATCACACCCCAAGGCGGCGGCACGGGACTGGTCGGCGGCCAGATTCCCTTCGGCGAGGTCCTGCTGTCGACCCGCAAGATGCGCGCCGTCCGCGATGTGACCCCGCTCGACGACGCCATGACGGTCGAGGCCGGCCTGACCTTGCTGGAGGCGCAGCAGGCGGCGACGGCGGCCGGCCGCTATTTCCCGCTCAGCCTGGCGGCTGAAGGCTCGGCCACCATCGGCGGCGTCATCTCCACCAACGCCGGGGGCACCCAGGTTCTTCGCTACGGCATGATGCGCGACCTGGTCTTGGGCCTTGAGGCGGTCATGCCCAACGGCGAGATCTTGCGGGGCCTGAAGCGTCTGCGCAAGGACAACACCGGCTACGACCTGAAACAACTGCTGATCGGCGCCGAGGGCACATTGGGCGTCGTGACCGCCGCCACCCTGAAGCTGTTCCCCATCATGCGCTCGCGCGCCGTCGCGGTGGTCGGACTGGAAACCGCCGCCGCCTCGGTTGAACTGCTCGCGCGCGCCAAGGCCGAGACGGGCGGCGGGGTCGAGGCGTTCGAGCTGATGAAGCGCCTGGGCATGGAACTGGTGCTCAAGAACATCCCCGACACCCGCGAACCGCTGGAGTCGATGCCCGACTGGTACGTCCTGATCGAGATCGCCTCGGGCACGCCCGGCGGCGCCGAGGCTCAGATGGAGGCCCTGCTGGAGGTCGCCTTCGAACAAGGCATGATCACCGACGCCGCCATCGCCCAGAACGACGCCCAGCGCGCCGCCTTCTGGCGTCTGCGCGAGGAACATTCGGCGGCGCTCAAGCCCGAGGGCGGCGGCTGGAAACACGATGTTTCCGTCCCCATCAGCCGCATCGCCGACTTCATCGACGAAGCCTCGGCCGCCGTCGAACGCTTCCATCCCGGCGCCCGTATCTCGGTCTTCGGCCACGTCGGCGACGGCAATCTGCACTACGACATCCTGCCGGGCGTCGGTCAGGACATTCCCGCCTTCATCGGCCGCTGGAAGGAAGGCTCGCAAGTGGTTCACGACGTCGTCGGAACCTACGACGGCTCCATCTCGGCCGAACACGGGCTGGGCCGGCTGAAGACCAACGAGGTCAAGCGCTACAAGTGCCCGCTAGAGATCGAAACCATGGCCGCCATCCGCCGCGCCATCGATCCCAAGCGGATCATGAACCCGTCGGTCCTGTTCTAG
- the metC gene encoding cystathionine beta-lyase, with product MSPLSDRTRLIAAATQRGQGRRGVNPPIERASTMLSDSAAVMRDETDGPAYGLNGTSAARDLRRALADLEGAKDAFLVPSGLAAVTVPLLALLRPGDEVITTDAVYGPTRRFLSRYQSTRGITTRFLPADADAQTVLAAIGERTRLVLMESPASLTFEMVDVAAVAQACRARGVLTVVDNTWAAGLAYRPLAHGVDVSVQAVTKYVGGHSDVLMGSIASSNPACLRAIGDTIEDLGWHVSPDDAWLALRGLRTLPLRYAEQARSGLIVAEWLQGRPEISRVLYPPLPGSIGHDLWRRDFTGAASLMGVVMKGGDRAAGEAFLNALTLFGLGYSWGGFESLITHETHQMAYRNDPPVLEGELIRLHVGLEDPADLIADLEQGLAAFTAALTVP from the coding sequence ATGTCGCCGCTTTCGGACCGCACCCGACTGATCGCCGCCGCCACGCAACGCGGCCAGGGCCGGCGCGGCGTCAATCCCCCGATCGAACGCGCCTCGACGATGTTGAGCGACAGTGCAGCCGTCATGCGCGACGAGACCGATGGCCCGGCCTATGGCCTCAACGGGACCAGCGCCGCCCGCGATCTTCGCCGCGCCCTGGCCGACCTGGAAGGGGCAAAGGACGCCTTTCTGGTTCCGTCGGGCCTTGCGGCTGTCACGGTTCCGCTGCTGGCGCTTTTGAGACCGGGCGACGAGGTGATCACAACGGACGCCGTCTATGGTCCGACGCGCCGTTTCCTAAGCCGATATCAATCGACCCGTGGCATCACGACCCGTTTCTTGCCCGCAGACGCAGATGCGCAGACTGTTCTGGCCGCCATCGGCGAACGCACGCGGCTGGTGCTGATGGAGTCGCCAGCCTCTCTCACATTCGAGATGGTCGATGTCGCCGCCGTGGCCCAGGCCTGCCGTGCACGAGGCGTCCTGACGGTGGTCGACAATACCTGGGCCGCCGGTCTGGCCTATCGTCCGCTGGCCCATGGCGTGGACGTCAGTGTTCAGGCCGTCACCAAATATGTCGGCGGCCATTCGGACGTGCTGATGGGCAGCATCGCTTCAAGCAACCCCGCCTGCCTGCGCGCTATCGGCGACACGATTGAGGATCTCGGCTGGCATGTGTCCCCCGACGACGCCTGGCTGGCGCTGCGCGGCCTGCGGACCTTGCCGCTGCGCTATGCCGAACAGGCGCGGTCAGGCTTGATCGTGGCGGAATGGCTGCAAGGTCGGCCCGAGATTTCCCGCGTCCTCTACCCGCCCCTGCCCGGCTCGATCGGTCATGATCTGTGGCGGCGAGATTTCACCGGCGCCGCGTCCCTGATGGGCGTGGTCATGAAGGGCGGCGACAGGGCGGCGGGTGAGGCCTTTCTGAACGCTCTGACCCTGTTCGGCCTTGGCTATTCCTGGGGCGGGTTCGAGAGCCTGATCACTCACGAAACCCATCAGATGGCCTACCGCAACGATCCGCCCGTGCTTGAGGGCGAACTGATCCGACTGCATGTCGGTCTTGAAGATCCTGCGGACCTCATCGCCGATCTGGAGCAGGGCCTCGCCGCCTTCACCGCCGCACTCACGGTTCCTTAA
- the parC gene encoding DNA topoisomerase IV subunit A — MTIHAPSPEGGRIIDEPMETALSRRYLAYALSTITNRALPDVRDGFKPVHRRILYAMHQMRLNPQAAARKCAKVVGEVMGGYHPHGDASIYEALVRLAQDFAQRYPLVDGQGNFGNIDGDSAAAMRYTECKLTPAAVLLLDGIDQDAVDFRPTYDDQDEEPIVLPAGFPNLLANGSSGIAVGMATSIPPHNVGELIDACQLLLERPDATTEDLVQHVPGPDFPTGGVAVEGHASILDAYETGRGGVRLRARWETEDLGRGVWRIIVTEMPYQVQKSRLIEALADLIEHKKAPLLGDVRDESAEDIRLILEPKNRTIEPEMLMESLFKLSDLEVRFPINMNVLDASGTPRVMGLKDCLRAFLDHRREVLNRRSQWRIERVEKRLHLLEGLRIVFLNLDEVIRIVREEEQPKAVLIARFGLTEVQADFILDTRLRQLARLEEMTIEKEFNALSEELANLKVLTSSEGKQWKAISKELEAVRKALISPRRTTIAEAVDTSAFVAPEAFIPREAITVILSERGWIRAAKGKVEDPSELKFKEGDKLAYLVPAFTTDKLLVAASDGRIFTIGADKLASGRGHGEPLRLMIDLDEKAEIINVLAHQPGGKLLIASKAGYGFIAPEDDTLAQKRGGKQVLNGEMLAVLRVTGDHVATIGENIKTLIFPLAELPEMGRGKGVKLQSFKQGGLADITVFNAETGPEWADGGGRRRNWPDWKDWLGKRAGAGRQGPRGLRKFR; from the coding sequence ATGACGATCCACGCCCCGTCGCCGGAAGGCGGCCGCATCATCGACGAGCCGATGGAGACGGCGCTCAGCCGCCGCTATCTGGCCTACGCCCTGTCGACCATTACGAACCGCGCGCTGCCGGACGTGCGTGACGGGTTCAAGCCCGTGCACCGGCGCATCCTCTACGCCATGCATCAAATGCGGCTGAACCCGCAGGCGGCGGCGCGCAAATGCGCCAAGGTCGTCGGCGAGGTTATGGGCGGATATCACCCGCACGGCGACGCCTCGATCTACGAGGCTCTGGTGCGCCTGGCTCAGGATTTCGCCCAGCGCTATCCGCTGGTCGACGGTCAGGGGAACTTCGGCAATATCGACGGCGATAGCGCCGCGGCCATGCGCTACACCGAGTGCAAGCTGACGCCCGCCGCCGTCCTGCTGCTGGACGGCATCGATCAGGACGCCGTCGACTTCCGACCCACCTATGACGATCAGGACGAGGAGCCGATCGTCCTGCCGGCCGGCTTCCCGAATCTTCTGGCCAATGGCTCGTCGGGCATCGCGGTCGGCATGGCCACTTCGATCCCGCCGCACAATGTCGGCGAACTGATCGACGCCTGCCAACTGCTGCTGGAGCGGCCGGACGCGACGACCGAAGACCTGGTGCAGCATGTGCCCGGCCCCGACTTCCCGACCGGGGGCGTTGCGGTTGAAGGCCATGCCTCCATCCTGGACGCCTATGAGACGGGCAGGGGCGGGGTGCGTCTGCGGGCGCGCTGGGAGACCGAGGATCTGGGGCGCGGCGTGTGGCGGATCATCGTCACCGAAATGCCCTATCAGGTGCAGAAGTCGCGACTGATCGAGGCGCTGGCGGACCTGATCGAGCACAAGAAGGCGCCTCTGCTGGGCGATGTGCGCGACGAATCGGCCGAAGACATCCGCCTGATCCTGGAGCCCAAGAACCGCACCATCGAGCCTGAAATGCTGATGGAAAGCCTGTTCAAGCTGTCCGATCTGGAGGTCCGCTTCCCGATCAACATGAACGTGCTGGACGCCAGCGGCACGCCGCGCGTCATGGGTCTGAAAGACTGCCTGCGCGCCTTCCTGGATCACCGACGCGAGGTGCTGAACCGTCGTTCGCAATGGCGGATCGAGCGGGTCGAGAAACGTCTGCACCTGCTGGAAGGCCTGCGCATCGTCTTCCTCAACCTGGACGAGGTGATCCGCATCGTTCGCGAGGAAGAGCAGCCCAAGGCCGTCCTGATCGCACGGTTCGGCCTGACGGAGGTTCAGGCCGACTTCATCCTCGACACCCGACTGCGTCAGTTGGCGCGTCTGGAAGAGATGACGATCGAAAAGGAATTCAACGCCCTGTCCGAAGAACTTGCCAACCTGAAGGTGCTGACGTCGTCTGAAGGCAAGCAGTGGAAGGCGATCTCCAAAGAACTGGAGGCCGTGCGCAAGGCGCTGATCTCTCCGCGCCGGACGACGATCGCCGAGGCGGTGGACACGTCCGCCTTCGTCGCGCCCGAGGCCTTCATTCCGCGCGAAGCGATCACCGTCATCCTGTCGGAACGCGGCTGGATCCGAGCCGCCAAGGGCAAGGTCGAGGATCCGTCAGAGCTGAAGTTCAAGGAAGGCGACAAGCTCGCCTACCTCGTCCCGGCCTTTACGACCGACAAGCTGCTGGTGGCGGCGTCGGACGGACGCATCTTCACCATCGGCGCGGACAAGCTGGCGTCCGGACGCGGCCACGGCGAGCCGCTGCGCCTGATGATCGATCTGGACGAGAAGGCCGAAATCATCAACGTTCTGGCGCATCAGCCGGGCGGCAAGCTGCTGATCGCATCAAAGGCCGGATACGGCTTCATCGCACCGGAAGACGACACCCTGGCCCAGAAGCGCGGCGGCAAGCAGGTGCTGAACGGCGAAATGCTGGCGGTGCTGCGGGTGACCGGCGATCACGTCGCGACGATCGGCGAGAACATCAAGACGCTGATCTTCCCTCTTGCTGAACTACCCGAGATGGGACGCGGCAAGGGCGTGAAGCTGCAAAGCTTCAAACAGGGCGGCCTCGCCGACATCACCGTCTTCAACGCCGAAACGGGACCGGAATGGGCCGACGGTGGCGGACGTCGTCGCAACTGGCCCGACTGGAAAGACTGGCTGGGCAAACGCGCCGGCGCCGGTCGCCAGGGCCCCAGAGGCCTGCGGAAGTTCAGATAA
- the recO gene encoding DNA repair protein RecO, which translates to MDFHEEAFVLSARTHGDTGAVVDLLTENHGRRSAYVAGGASRKMKPFLQAGARVVADYRARTSDHLGAVRLEPVGEGPSALFDDALALTGLAAAAGVTQGALPEREPHPGVFLAFEALMQAFEMPAVWPAIFVRFEAGLLEDLGFGLDLSKCAATGTADDLIYVSPRTGRAVSRDAGAPYADKMLTLPPFMLGAQSGLIEGDVRAGFDLTGHFLEQFVFHPQNKPLPPARVWMLDKLGDAGRL; encoded by the coding sequence ATGGACTTCCACGAAGAGGCGTTCGTCCTGTCGGCGCGCACCCACGGCGACACGGGCGCCGTGGTCGATCTGCTGACCGAGAACCACGGCCGGCGTTCGGCCTATGTGGCGGGCGGAGCGTCGCGCAAGATGAAGCCATTCCTGCAGGCGGGCGCGCGGGTCGTGGCTGATTACCGCGCCCGCACTTCGGATCATCTCGGCGCGGTGCGGCTGGAGCCGGTAGGCGAGGGGCCCAGCGCCCTGTTCGACGACGCCCTGGCGCTGACCGGACTGGCGGCGGCGGCGGGCGTGACCCAAGGCGCGTTGCCGGAGCGTGAGCCGCATCCCGGCGTCTTTCTGGCGTTCGAGGCGCTGATGCAGGCGTTCGAAATGCCTGCGGTCTGGCCTGCGATCTTCGTGCGGTTCGAGGCGGGCCTCTTGGAAGACCTGGGCTTCGGCCTGGACCTGTCGAAATGCGCCGCAACCGGCACGGCCGACGACCTGATCTACGTCAGTCCTCGCACCGGCCGGGCGGTCAGTCGTGACGCCGGTGCCCCCTATGCCGACAAGATGCTGACCCTGCCGCCCTTCATGCTGGGCGCCCAATCCGGTCTGATCGAGGGCGACGTCCGGGCCGGGTTCGACCTGACGGGGCATTTCCTGGAGCAGTTCGTCTTCCACCCGCAGAACAAGCCCCTGCCGCCCGCGCGCGTGTGGATGCTGGACAAGCTGGGCGACGCCGGCCGCCTCTAG
- a CDS encoding cytochrome c biogenesis protein DipZ produces the protein MILFLLSYLAGVLTIVSPCILPVLPFVFARADRPFIRNGLPLLVGMAVTFAGVATLAALGGGWAVRANEVGRWIALAVMAVLGVSLLFPAVGDRLMRPFVAAGSWLTDRAERRGGDQGDVRSSLLLGVATGLLWAPCAGPILGVILTGAALQGAGVGTTVLLLAYAAGAATSLGLALLVGGRVFKAMKGALGVGEWVRRGLGVLVLIGVVVIGLGADTGLLTRISAASTGRIEQALLGGIGRGVPTNQAPADLANLSVEGVMPPLTGATTWINTPPLTTEQLRGKVVVVDFWTYSCINCIRSIPYVRAWAEKYKDQGLVVIGVHTPEFAFEKSEANVRQNTQRLGITYPVAMDNEFAIWRAFKNQYWPAHYFIDAKGQIRHHHFGEGDYAGSERVIQQLLKEAGAANVATNVVTVQAEGAEAAADMAQVESPETYVGYGRAENFRSPGGLANDVIKDYVAAPLKLNDWSLSGRWRVTREHADLQAAGGRIAFRFKARDLHLVMGPSKPGAPVRFRVRIDGAAPGANAGSDIDAQGLGRVDSERLYQLVRQTGAVRERTFEIEFLDPGVQVFAFTFG, from the coding sequence ATGATCCTGTTCCTGCTGTCCTATCTCGCCGGCGTTCTGACCATCGTCAGTCCCTGCATCCTGCCGGTTCTGCCCTTCGTCTTCGCGCGAGCGGATCGGCCGTTCATCCGCAACGGTCTGCCTTTGTTGGTCGGGATGGCCGTGACCTTTGCGGGCGTCGCGACGCTGGCGGCGCTGGGCGGCGGCTGGGCGGTGCGGGCCAATGAGGTCGGGCGCTGGATCGCCCTGGCCGTCATGGCGGTGCTGGGCGTCAGCCTGCTGTTTCCGGCCGTGGGCGATCGCCTGATGCGGCCGTTCGTGGCGGCCGGGTCCTGGCTGACGGATCGCGCCGAGCGTCGGGGGGGAGATCAGGGTGACGTGCGCTCGTCGCTGCTGCTCGGCGTCGCGACGGGACTGCTCTGGGCGCCGTGCGCCGGACCCATTCTGGGCGTGATCCTGACGGGCGCAGCGCTTCAGGGCGCAGGCGTCGGAACGACGGTTCTGCTGCTGGCCTATGCGGCAGGCGCGGCGACGTCGCTCGGCCTGGCCCTGCTGGTGGGCGGTCGCGTGTTCAAGGCCATGAAGGGCGCGCTTGGCGTCGGCGAATGGGTGCGGCGCGGTCTGGGCGTTCTGGTGCTGATCGGCGTGGTCGTGATTGGCCTGGGTGCGGACACGGGATTGTTGACCCGGATTTCGGCCGCCAGCACGGGCCGGATCGAACAGGCGCTGCTGGGCGGGATCGGCCGCGGCGTGCCGACGAACCAGGCCCCGGCCGATCTGGCCAATCTGTCGGTTGAAGGGGTGATGCCGCCGCTGACCGGGGCGACGACCTGGATCAACACCCCGCCGCTCACGACCGAACAACTAAGGGGCAAGGTGGTTGTCGTCGATTTCTGGACCTACTCCTGCATCAACTGCATCCGCTCCATCCCGTACGTCCGCGCCTGGGCTGAGAAGTATAAGGATCAGGGTCTGGTAGTGATCGGCGTGCACACGCCCGAGTTCGCCTTCGAGAAATCCGAGGCCAACGTTCGCCAGAACACCCAGAGGCTGGGCATCACCTATCCGGTCGCCATGGACAATGAGTTCGCCATCTGGCGCGCGTTCAAGAACCAGTACTGGCCCGCCCACTACTTCATCGACGCCAAAGGACAGATCCGTCACCACCACTTCGGCGAAGGCGACTATGCAGGCTCCGAACGCGTGATCCAACAGCTTCTGAAGGAAGCGGGCGCCGCGAACGTCGCCACCAACGTCGTCACAGTCCAGGCTGAGGGCGCAGAGGCCGCCGCCGACATGGCCCAGGTCGAATCGCCGGAGACCTACGTCGGCTATGGCCGCGCCGAGAACTTCCGCTCGCCCGGCGGCCTGGCCAACGACGTGATCAAGGACTATGTCGCCGCGCCGCTGAAACTGAACGATTGGAGCCTTTCGGGGCGCTGGCGCGTGACGCGTGAGCATGCCGACCTGCAGGCGGCCGGTGGCCGTATCGCCTTCCGCTTCAAGGCGCGCGATCTCCATCTGGTCATGGGGCCCAGCAAGCCGGGCGCACCCGTCCGCTTCCGTGTCCGGATCGATGGCGCGGCGCCGGGCGCGAACGCCGGCAGCGACATCGACGCCCAGGGCCTCGGCCGGGTCGACAGCGAGCGACTGTACCAACTGGTCCGGCAGACGGGCGCGGTGCGCGAACGGACGTTCGAGATCGAGTTCCTGGATCCCGGCGTTCAGGTCTTCGCCTTCACCTTCGGCTAG
- a CDS encoding O-antigen ligase: MRKPPVQTPDDSPPLWEQWSAGFVVFMLTGALIAPVIAPTQVETPILRFIWLPVYAVTAGLIVFRFDKVIRAWPAWLMMFALVALCFVSKYWSIDPEVTERRVIAMAINSAFAIYLGARFRDDALPRVLMYTCLVMAVGSLIMVFGYPKVGVHQFDNAGLWRGLWYEKNQMGLVMVVGAVSATATLAADHIAGRSHRIWICLLTLGLTTLLVLATQSKTSLLCWGLGLGMIGGWWALKQGGAVITVIGIWFAVIIAAGATWLWNSDSAAILEALGKDPSLTGRTLIWEALMRKVAERPWTGYGFSAFWGVDSVPAREIRIETQWPVPSAHNGWIDLLVQLGWPGAVAVGAVMAISAIFVVARTNGLGAREGYWSVAYLAVFTALSLSESVLLTHANLPWILMLAIMARAVTFDPAPVRAPLARPASRAYQTRSRIASDYVNGRRPLRF; encoded by the coding sequence GTGCGTAAACCGCCCGTTCAGACCCCCGATGATTCTCCGCCGCTGTGGGAACAGTGGTCGGCGGGCTTCGTCGTCTTCATGCTGACCGGCGCCCTTATCGCGCCCGTCATCGCGCCGACCCAGGTCGAGACGCCGATCCTGCGGTTCATCTGGCTGCCGGTCTATGCCGTCACCGCCGGCCTGATCGTCTTTCGCTTCGACAAGGTCATCCGCGCCTGGCCGGCATGGCTGATGATGTTCGCCCTCGTCGCCCTGTGTTTCGTCTCGAAATACTGGTCCATCGACCCCGAGGTCACGGAGCGCCGCGTCATCGCCATGGCGATCAACAGCGCCTTCGCCATCTATCTGGGCGCCCGCTTCCGCGACGACGCCCTGCCGCGCGTCCTGATGTATACCTGTCTGGTAATGGCGGTCGGCAGCCTGATCATGGTTTTCGGCTATCCGAAGGTCGGGGTGCACCAGTTCGACAACGCCGGCCTGTGGCGCGGCCTCTGGTATGAGAAGAACCAGATGGGGCTGGTCATGGTGGTGGGCGCCGTCTCCGCCACAGCGACCTTGGCCGCCGATCATATCGCCGGACGCAGCCACCGGATCTGGATCTGCCTGCTGACATTGGGCCTGACCACGCTTCTGGTGCTCGCCACCCAATCCAAGACATCGCTTCTGTGCTGGGGCCTGGGCCTGGGCATGATCGGGGGGTGGTGGGCGTTGAAACAGGGCGGCGCGGTCATCACCGTCATCGGCATCTGGTTTGCCGTCATCATTGCGGCGGGCGCAACCTGGCTGTGGAACTCCGATTCCGCCGCGATCCTGGAGGCGTTGGGCAAGGACCCGTCCCTGACAGGCCGTACCCTGATCTGGGAAGCCTTGATGCGGAAGGTCGCAGAGCGCCCTTGGACCGGATACGGCTTCAGCGCCTTCTGGGGCGTGGACTCGGTCCCCGCGCGCGAAATCCGCATCGAGACCCAGTGGCCCGTCCCCTCTGCCCACAACGGCTGGATCGACCTGCTCGTACAGCTGGGCTGGCCCGGTGCGGTGGCTGTGGGCGCCGTCATGGCGATCTCTGCGATCTTCGTCGTCGCGCGCACAAATGGGCTCGGTGCGCGCGAAGGCTATTGGAGCGTCGCTTATCTGGCGGTCTTCACGGCCCTAAGCCTGTCCGAGAGCGTCCTGCTGACCCACGCCAACCTGCCGTGGATTCTGATGCTGGCGATTATGGCCCGCGCCGTGACCTTCGATCCGGCGCCGGTTCGTGCGCCGCTTGCTCGACCGGCGTCACGGGCCTACCAGACCCGGTCCCGAATCGCCTCAGACTATGTGAATGGCCGCCGACCTCTTCGCTTTTGA